The genomic stretch TATGAATAATGTTTTCTCATCTTTTTGTGTGAAAGTAATTTCATTATGTATTCATAAGTGATAAGTGTGTCGGACTTTTGAAAAAGATATTTCTATAATATTAAAAATATCATGCTTGTAAATAGTGTTGTTTTTATCCTTTATGTACCTCCTTGGCTATAAAATGAGGGCTCTTGTAGCATATTTTCATCAAGCAATCACAAATAAACCTTCTTGTGTTCTTAAGAACAACTATGTTCTAAAAATCTTGTATTTCTCCCTAAAAACTTTAATTATTATATTCATATCATAATTTCCCCATATAGGTGTGAGTATTCTCTACACTTGCCTCGAAATGAGGATCTTGTGTATCAGAAATCATCTGACCTTCGATCCATACTATGGTCCTCACTATTATGGAATATCAGTTTTAATTATTAGTCTGTGTTATGTCTATGATTGACTATTTGATGACGATACATTTAAGTTTGGTTTCATAGTATGTGAGGCTCCCGATTAGTATGATATCAGAGCCTCATTAAGAGAGAGGTGCATATGGTATAAATATAATAAAGAGAATGAGTAAGGGGAAAAACCACTTAAACATGAAaacacttgaaccaaacatttAACCTATTACTACTTGTACTTCTTTATCGCTTCCTAACCAAACTTAAAATATCAAGTAATTAACCTTTTTTATTTTGTATCTATATTCTGAAAACAAAGACAAACTTTCCTTTTTTTTTTTACCAACTTCCTTAGAATATTTGGTTATATTCCCTAATAAAATATCATTTGCATTGATCATATGAGTGATTGGATACTTAGAAAATAATACGAGAGATTGGACGCCTAGAAAGTAATATGAAAGTATTTGAAATCATTTAGCATTTAACTAATTAGAAGTACAATATCTTTGATAAATTTTAATTATTACAATTTTTCTTTGCATTGTTAAATTGATGTCTATAATATTTTTTTAGTGTTGATTATTCAATGTATATTATTAAAATTAGCATCCAAACGGGCACTGTCGTGTCCGTTTGTCCTTCTTTTTAAACTTTGTGATATCTTCCGTTTTTAATGCATAAGCGagaaatataaatatatataaaataaatatttttttttatttattgttaCAGATTTACAGATAAATGAGAATGCTTATAGTactttttaaataataaataaattaaaaattaaaacaCATACTTACACACCAGTTATATTTTTCTTAATTCTCACTCAATTTGTTAAATGATTCTTCAGTTTTAATTTTAGTTTTCTAGAAagtgtgtgtgagagagagaatttgcaaaaggaaagaaaaaaagTTGGTCTGAAAGTTAGATATAAAGAGGAAGGAAAAAAAAACTGTGGCAATTTTAAATTGGAAGAGAGATTGTTATCAATTTATAGGTGTATTCCATATTTGTGTTGGAGGAATTTTTCAATAAGGAGCATGTGAGAGTTCGTtttttagagcaacaccttttTTAGAGATATATCATATATTTatccaaaatcttaaggtgatacGTGGATGAATTCTTTCATTTATAAATGCTAAGTCTCTATATTTCCAACAAATATAAGAATATTACCCATATTACTCAAACTTGCCAAAAGTATTGATTTTACATTTTTAATATAATATCTTCAAGGACCAAGTGATATAAACAAAATTGCAGTGaaaaaaaaattgggaattaactaaaagaaagagaaaaagaaaaataattaatttataagTAAAAGAAAATGAGAATTAGTTTACaatgaaaaataaggaagttacTAACCACTCAATTTTGTAATTGAGGTAAGTTATCAAAAACacaattttttaattatattatcACTTCAAAATGTATTTCTTTTATATATTAATTTTAACACGAGATATGATATAAACGAAGAACACATGAAGCTGATAAAGAGAAGAAGGgttaaaaaaataattattaacattattctcattttctttttctctAATATTTTTGCTTTTGCTCCATTGTCTGATTCAAAATCCACATTCTATAGTTTTTATGTTACTCTGGTTGATTGTTGTTCGTAGGATGAATGGAAGGACTAATGTTGTCATGTGTTTAAAAATCATTTTCTGTTGACCAATTGATAATAGGACAAGTCATATCTAATCTATTTGTGCTGCTATATACTCActaatattaaatattaattgGTTATATAATATTGTGAGAGATGCTTGGCATGAGAGTGCATTGTTGGAAGCATTTTGTTTTTAAAGTTTGACGGAGATATTATGATGATCAATGATACAACTAAGCATTTGCGATAGTTTCCAATCATTTACATTCAAATATTATTATACCTTCAACTTACTAACATCTTTTTAATTTCTTAAGTGGAGGGAGAGAAAGGGGGAAGAAAggagtatatatatatatatatatatatatatatatatatatatatatatatatatatatatatatatatatatatatatatatatatatatatatatatatatatatatatatatatatatatatatatgagtgCATATCATAAAATTTACACACAAAAAAGTAATTTTACCGTCTTGAATGAACTAAAAAAGACTGATAAACAGGTTTGGGAGTGCCAATTTGGACGTTAATAACCATAAATAAGATTTATGATAATCAAAATTCTAATACAAATTTAAGAATTTGAAATAATTCACATAATTAAAATACAAATCATGATATATTattcatttattatatttataGATAGATCAAGAACCATACACTTGAGGTTGTAAATAAATACAAATTGTAAAGCTAGCAAATATGCAGGCTTGTATCACTCAAGTTTATGTATGATAACACTTATTATAACAACAACTTGATTAAGAACATTGGCATTTTTTGGCACCATGATATGGAGGTTCATCAGGACCACCTCCATTTAGACAATAATCAATATAAGATGTTATACGATCCGCAGAATGAAACATCTCGTCATATTCTCTAATCTTCAACATATCACCAAAATAGTGAATAGTATGAATAATATCCTTAAAATAAGTTAAACATTTCTTGTAAGGAATTTGTGCCTCAACATCCCTACCAGTTTGTGCGATTAACCGTTGGATTAGAATGATGGTGTTGGTGGTGTTGGAACGAACCACATCAAGAGTGTATTGTGCAAGGCTCACAAGATCTTGACCTACACCGCCAGGCTTTGAATTCAGAAGGTTCGTACAAAATGAAACATCATTTGTTTGTTTGCAAATAGCATCCACGTCCACAACTTTGATTGTATAGGAGGATGTAACTGAAACAAGAAAAATCACCACAAACAAAGAGAAACGTATCATCTTAAAGTTTGTCTCAATTCTATTCATGtattgaaaacaaaaatagagTATATAATATACCATTATAATTCttagtcatttaattttatttaattctatttaattCAATGAATACAATTGCAAAGAATTATATAAAGTAGCTGAATTCAAACATTGACCGAAGTATTGAAAAGAAATATTTATACTCTGATAAAAACTATAATATTAGAATTTTTTTACTTTTTCCTTTTTAGAAAATCAATATattttgcattatttttttaaaataaagacATGTCTTGCATCAATAAAAAATACAAAAGCACTTGCTATTTCTAATATTTTTATTTCTGTCAACAAAAAAATCCAATAAAATTTATTGCCGCATAATCAAAcaaaaattcataataaaatatCTTATAATTCTTATAGAAAATAGCAAACTATAATTGTccaatattaaaataaaattgtTGATAAATATCCCACAATGCATTAAACAACAAAATTGGATGATAATATAAAATATCAAACAATTATCCAACAAAAATAGACAAAtaaagaaatatatatatatatatatatatatatatatatatatatatatatatatatatatatatatatatatatatatatatatatatatatatatatatatatatatatatatatatatatatatatatatatatatatatatatatatatatatatatatatatatatatatatgagattaattgaaatacactgtaagtgtaaaagggttttacaccCTCAATTAATTATAGAtgttggatattaaaagaagtttaacttttattttaaaaatctataaagtatTAGTAATAaaaacgggtgatggtgatgaaccgacggtgtaaaattttttacactgacagtgtataataattaatatctctctctctctctctctctctctctctctctctctctctctctctctctctctctctctctctctctctctctctctctctctctctctctctctctctctctctctctcttctctctctctctctctcctctctctctctctctctctctctctctctctctctctctatatatatatatatatatatatatatatatatatatatattatatatatatatataatatatatatatatatatatatatatatatatatatatatatatatatatataatatatatatatatatatatagcgATTCCGATGAGAACTAATAAATATTGAAAAATGAGAACTATTAATATCAATCGTCAGATTTAATTGATATGTAAGATTTCAAAATTCCATATCAAGATCACCTAATTGACGTATAAgatttaattgttttattgtaATAAAAAAACAAGTGATTTAGGGATTCCAGATTGTTACAAAAGTTGCACTGGCCATCAGTATTAATGTCGGTTTTTTTAATTATGTCTTTCATTTGTAGACGcttgatgacttctcgacaagtgtaccgataatgtcAAAGTAATAAAAAAGTTTGAATCCACAAGGATTGTCTCCAAAcaagacaaaatgtgtgcaatTTATAAAAACTAGTACAAATTGGGGTTTTCGACTTTCGGTGCAAAAAGTAAATAAATGAGACAACAATGTCACAAAAGCGACCAGGTTGTGTTATATAATCACATATTCCTCTATTGTTAAATTTTGATTCCCTGTATGAATTATCTAATCAATATAACCTCACGGtgaattaacaaaaccgttatagCCAATCCCTcacaaaataactcactaaccactactcggAGCTTTCTATTCCTAGTTCGTCATCGTAAGTAGGGATATGCGATATACATAACGTTAATTCTCTATGCCACTACTCAGGGTCTGCTATCCATATTCAACCAGCATAAGTACAACAATTGCCTTAGCTGAAACACAaagactaatggtcagtattccctatgtgcccaaaatcatATTAAAAGAGTATTTGCTCGACTTTCACTTATTTTCACATGGCATCGGGTTCCCGGACTTGAGAGGTTCCAACACCAAATTTGACTTCCATTTGGGCTTTGGTATGTTGCATAACATGTTGCAAGTCAATAGAGATCATATTGGGATGATTTGGAACCTTGGCGATTCAATTTGCAAATTCTGGCTAACATGGTTTGACTTGTGCATCATGACAATTTCCAATttttgaaccaaggccaaatgaaattggctcgtgcattttgtATGAAATTCGTGCCAAATGTTACTTGTCATGTCCTTGATGCAAAAGAAATCAGGTCAAAaggagttttggtttgaaaatggCAATCTGGTAAAGTGATGGTCTTGTCATGTTTCTAGGGCATGTTAGGCACATTGGACTAGTCTGGCcaatgcaaaaattgaggtcACTTCCCAATTAATTAGGTCTTTAACCTTGAAACAAATTTTAATAGGGAGTCAATTAGCGAATTTGGATAAAAGAAGATCTTAAAAAGCTTGCAAGATGAAAAAGTTATGGACTTTGGACCAAAtcataggccattcttgccaaaatgtgaccaatCAACTTGACCTAGAAATACCactttgtgatttcttgatttttaaggTACAATGGTGGATGTTTGAAGCCCATATTATCATATCATGATGTAAAATGAAGCTTGGAGATTTGTGGTGTGGTTTTATACCATGTTCATAGGTGAATCCAATTCCTTGAAAGTTCACAAACCATGACCAAAGCAAATGACTTGTAACATGAATGGAATGAGTGTTTGAATGGTGAATTATGGTTAAATTTGACTTGAATTGATGGTAAATGAATGGTGATATGATATGGTTATCAAATGAAACAAGGCCAAGGATTAAAGGATGCCTAAACTAGGGTTTATTGAatcacaagtttcatcaagaaccatggcCAGACAAATTAGAGTTTGGTGATGTAAGGGATGTATTAAGATGATTCAAAGGATCGGGGTATGAACAAAATTTGGATTTTAGGGGTCCTCAATGACATGGTTAAGATTCAAGGTGAACCATGACTTGTACAATCCAATGATGGTCAAAAGCTAGGGTTgaggtccttgggtgaccagatgaatcttcaTGTATCTTCAATGGGGACTCACCATCCAATTTGGGtttggagagtgagtgagatgGCTTGAATTGTCCTCCATGCTTGTGGGGATTCTTGAGGATAGAGATTAGGGTcaaggtggcttgggcacaccttAACAATGATCAGTGGGTCTTGAGGCTTCATAGATGAATCCCATGCCTTTGGTTTGTGGAACATTGTGGATCATTAGGTACAAATTCTTATGAGATGATATGTGTTGGATGTATGCTCATGAATTAGGGTTATGGGGAGTGATGTGGAGGTAGcgtaaatttgagggtatgacaatAAGCTATCGCAATTAGCAATCGAACAAGATCGGACCACGAGCGTTGCTGGAACAAACTTGTAGCCTTCCATTTACTCGTACGATGGATTCTCTGATGTTGAGCTCGCCACGGTTGAAAATAATGCTATAGATTCAGGACGATTTAGTCTGTCATAGAATTGATAAAGGGGATTggtgatcggaaaaatagcaagtgtactatttttaccgatgtagtaataaggagttttatttccaagtatcgatctcagggattgcgtaggaaatacttattttactttgattctatcagaacaaaaatataatggtttggttgttttaGGAATTTCAGCAATAAACACAAAAGACAGTAAAAATGTAATTGATTGAGTTAAAGCATGCTAGGggaagtggttgatttaaccagttatgaattcagtcaaggtttccttaatacatatgacacattcaattacctaacctcagaatgttcttccttaagtccgtaaggaagaaactattaaactaccaattcttactcaaatgtccattcaattaatcattggttttaatcataaacaatatcaaggtttgcggtggttcacaaaagttactagtcctagatgatgcaatcataaacctaattgtgtgaaaaccctaacaatcacaatcctgttattgatagtcatggatcaatttgtatttgtccgatacaaatgcataataacatcacacaattgaattttttttgaaataagtaacatagtaataaggaaatcatttgttcaaattcataacagACGATCAAATTAGGACCACCCCCTTAACATAtgggggtttagcctctcatagtaggaaacgaaatcatagtatgaaaattagacattacaaagaactaggagatttggatcttcaatggtcggaacccttgaatctcgccgtcttcgaatcctccgtagtagctatcttctcaatgccgtgttttctttcgtacgtcaaaaagtgttttctcctttcccttccaagccttctaatagcttcagatgaatctcctccaagcaaaagttccaaactacccttaatgagcagaataggtTCACAAAGCCCAAGTTTAGGTTTCCAAGCCGCGCcaaacaacacgggccgtgtgtgtacacacgggcgcccgtgtgtGCTCTCCAAAATGGGCATCTTCAAAtcaagctacagaggcaacaacacgggtcgtgttcctccacacgggtgcccgtgttaatgcactgttttaaacaacatggtcgtgtgtcaccacacgggtgcccgtgttgatctctgtttttcttctcccattttgctttgcctgaccaacaacacttgaaccaaacatttAACCTATTACTACTTGTACTTCTTTATCGCTTCCTAACCAAACTTAAAATATCAAGTAATTAACCTTTTTTATTTTGTATCTATATTCTGAAAACAAAAGACAAACTTTCCTTTTTTTTTACCAACTTCCTTAGAATATATTTGGTTATATTCCCTAATAAAAAATCATTTGCATTGATCATATGAGTGATTGGATACTTAGAAAATAATATGAGAGATTGGACGCCTAGAAAGTAATATGAAAGTATTTGAAATCATTTAGCATTTAACTAATTAGAAGTACAATATCTTTGATAAATTTTATTATTACAATTTTTCTTTGCATTGTTAAATTGATGTCTATAATATTTTTTTAGTGTTGATTATTCAATGTATATTATTAAAATTAGCATCCAAACGCTGTCGTGTCTGTTTGTCCTCCTTTTTAATAAACACATGCGTCAAAAATATAAAtgatatttttattaattttgattttaatttaaattatatatataataaacTTTGTGATATCTTCCATTTTTAATGCATAAGCGagaaatataaatatatataaaataaatatttttttttatttattgttaCAGATTTACAGATAAATGAGAATGCTTATAGTactttttaaataataaataaattaaaaattaaaacaCATACTTACACACCAGTTATATTTTTCTTAATTCTCACTCAATTTGTTAAATGATTCTTCAGTTTTAATTTTAGTTTTCTAGAAagtgtgtgtgagagagagaatttgcaaaaggaaagaaaaaaagTTGGTCTGAAAGTTAGATATAAAGAGGAAGGAAAAAAAAACTGTGACAATTTTAAATTGGAAGAGAGATTGTTATCAATTTATAGGTGTATTCCATATTTGTGTTGGAGGAATTTTTCAGTAAGGAGCATGTGAGAGTTCGTTTTTTAGAACAACACCTTTTTGAAAGATACATCATATATTcatccaaaatcttaaggtgatacGTGGATGAATTCTTTCATTTATAAATGCTAAGTCTCTATATTTCCAACAAATATAAGAATATTACCCATATTACTCACACTTGCCAAAATTATTGATTTTACATTTTTAATATAATATCTTCAACGACCAAGTGATAAAAACAAAATTGCAgtgaaaaaaaaattggaaattaactaaaagaaagagagaaagagaaataattaatttataagtaaagaaaatgagaattAGTTTACAATGGAAAATAAGGAAGTTACTAACCACTTAATTTTGTAATTGAGGTAAGGTATCAAGAACacaattttttaattatattatcACTTCAAAATGTATTTCTTTTATATATTAATTTTAACACGAGATATGATATAAAGGAAGAACACATGAAGCTGATAAAGAGAAGAAGGGTTAAAAACATAATTATTAACATTattctcattttctttttctctAATATTTTTGCTTTTGCTCCATTGTCTGATTCAAAATCCACATTCTATAGTTTTTATGTTACTCTGGTTGATTGTTGTTCGTAGGATGAATGGAAGGACTAATGTTGTCATGTGTTTAAAAATCATTTTCTGTTGACCAATTGATAATAGGACAAGTCATATCTAATCTATTTGTGCTGCTATATACTCActaatattaaatattaattgGTTATATAATATTGTGAGAGATGCTTGGCATGAGAGTGCATTGTTGGAAGCATTTTGTTTTTAAAGTTTGACGGAGATATTATGATGATCAATGATACAACTAAGCATTTGCGATAGTTTCCAATCATTTACATTCAAATATTATTATACCTTCAACTTACTAACATCTTTTTAATTTCTTAAGTGGAGGGAGAGAAAGGGGAAGAAAGAAAggagtatatatatatatatatatatatatatatatatatatatatatatatatataatatatatatatatatatatatatatatatatatatatatatatatatatatatatatatatatatatatatatatatatatatatatatatatatatatatatatatatatatatatatatatatatatatatatatatatatatatatatatatatatatatatatatatatatatatatgagtgCATATCATAAAATTTACACACAAAAAAGTAATTTTACCGCCTTAAATGAACTAAAAAAAACTGATAAACAGATTTGGGAGTGTCAATTTGGACGTTAATAACCATAAATAAGATTTATGATAATCAAAATTCTAATACAAATTTAAGCATTTGAAATCATTCACATAATTAAAATACAAATCATGATATATTattcatttattatatttataGATAGATCAAGAACCATACACTTGAGGTTGTAAATAAATACAAATTGT from Lathyrus oleraceus cultivar Zhongwan6 chromosome 7, CAAS_Psat_ZW6_1.0, whole genome shotgun sequence encodes the following:
- the LOC127103600 gene encoding pectinesterase inhibitor 2, with the translated sequence MNRIETNFKMIRFSLFVVIFLVSVTSSYTIKVVDVDAICKQTNDVSFCTNLLNSKPGGVGQDLVSLAQYTLDVVRSNTTNTIILIQRLIAQTGRDVEAQIPYKKCLTYFKDIIHTIHYFGDMLKIREYDEMFHSADRITSYIDYCLNGGGPDEPPYHGAKKCQCS